In Frankiales bacterium, the genomic window GGCGGCGTGTAGCGCAGGACGCCCGGGCACGGGCACGAGGCGGTCACCGCGGCGGAGGAGGTCGGCATGAGGGTCCAGGGCGCCATCACCCTGGTGACGGGAGCGGGCAGCGGCATCGGCGCCGCCCTGGCACGGCGCTTCGCGGCCGAGGGGGCCGAGCACGTGGTCGTGGCCGACCGCGACGCCGGCGCGGCCGCACGGGTGGCCGAGGAGGTCGGCGGCACCGCGGTCACGGTCGACGTGCGCGACCCGGACGCCGTTCGGCGGATGGTCGAGGCCACCCTCGAGCAGCACGGACGCGTCGACCTGCTGTGCTCCAACGCCGGGATGGCCACCGGCGCCGGGCTCGACGACCCCGCCGCCTGGCAGGCGGCGTACGAGGTCCACGTGATGGCGCACGTGCACGCGGCGCACGCCGTGCTGCCGTCGATGCTCGCGCGGGGGAGCGGCCACCTGCTCAGCACCGCGTCCGCGGCCGGGCTGCTCACCTCCCCGGGCGACGCCCCGTACGCCGTCACCAAGCACGCCGCAGTGGCGCTGGCCGAGTGGCTCGCCGTCACCTACGGCGGCCGCGGCATCGGCGTGAGCGTGCTGTGCCCCATGGGGGTCGACACCCCGCTGCTCGCCGAGCCGCTGGCCGCGGGCGACCAGTACGCGCGCGTGGTGGCCGCCTCCGGAGCGGTGATCGGCGTCGACGCCGTGGCCGACGCCGTGATGGACGGGCTCGGCCGCGACGCGTTCCTCATCCTCCCCCACCCCGAGGTCGCCACGTTCTGGGCGCAGAAGGCGGCCGACCCGGAGCGCTGGCTGTCCGGCATGCGCCGTCTCGTCGACGCGTGGACCGCCGAGGGGACCTAGGCAAGTAACGCCATTAGTTGTAGCGTGCGGCGCATGCCGGAGCCCCGAACCTCGAGCGTCCCCCGTCCCCCCGTCGCCGGGCCGGCGTCGTGAGCGCCACCGTGAGCGGTGCCGTCGCGATCGTCTCGGGCGGCAACCGCGGGATCGGGCGCGCGTTCTGCGAGCAGCTCGTCGCGGGCGGCGCCCAGCGCGTCTACTGCGGCTCGCGCGACCTCGACGCGGTCCCGCAGGAGCTGGTCGACCTCGGCGTCGTGCCGGTGCAGCTCGACATCACCGATCGCGACTCCGTGGCCCGCGCCGTGGAGCGGTGCGGCGACGTCACCGTGGTGGTCAACAACGCCGGCCTGCACGGCCGCGACCGCCTCGTGCTGGCGCGCGACCCCGACATGGCGCGCCAGGAGATGGAGGTCAACTACTTCGGCACGCTCAACATGATCCGCGGCTTCGCGCCGGTGCTCGGGGCCAACGGCGGCGGCGCCATCGTCAACGTGCTCTCCGTGGCGGGCGCGATCCCCACGGCGTTCATGGGCGGCTACTCGCCGGCGAAGTCGGCCACGCTGTTCCTGTCGATCATCGCGCGGGCCGAGCTCGAGCCGCAGGGCACCAGCGTGACGGCGCTGGTGGTCGGCTCGGTCGACACCCGCATGGCCGACCACGTGGAGGGCTCGAAGGAGGACCCCCGCGACATCGCCGCTGCCGGCCTCAAGGCCATGGAGCGCGGCGAGCGCATCAGCGACACCGACCGCATGGCGATCGAGGCGCGCGCCAAGTACGCGCTCGACCCGGTCCGCTGGGAGCGCGGGATGGCCAAGGTGATGCGGAGCGAGGCCGCTCCCACGACGGGTCGGTAGTGCCGGCCACCACGGGCGAAGCGTCGGCGACGTCTCTGTTCGCGCGGCACCGGGACCTGCTCGGCCGCGCCGTCGAGGCCTGCCGCACGCGGCGCAACTGGACGGCGTACCCGGACGACCCGGCCGCGCACCCGGCCGGCGAGGAGGGGCGAGCCGCCGCGGAGCAGTGGTTCGGCGGGCAGCTCGGCCGCCCCTTCGACCTCGACCAGCCGGGGCCCGTCGTGGTGCAGGACGACGAGGTGTCGCCCTACACCGGTGAGCCGCTCGGGATCTCCTACCCCCGCTCGGACGTGGACGCGCTCGTGGCCGCGGCGCTCGCCGCCTGGCCCGCGTGGCGCCGCGCGTCGCACGAGGAGCGCGTGGGCGTCTGCCTCGAGGCCTGCGACCGGCTCTACCGCCACAACCTCGAGCTGGCGTACGCCGCCATGCACACCACGGGCCAGAGCTTCCCGATGTCCTACGCCGGCAGCGGCACCAACGCGATCGACCGAGGGATCGAGGCGGTGGCGCAGGCGCACCTGGCGCACGAGCGCGTCGCCCCGAGCGCCACGTGGTCGCGCGACTTCGGGTCCACCACGGTGCGCCTCGACAAGCGCTACCGGCTGGTGCCGCTCGGCCTCGCCGTGGTGATCGCGTGCGCGAGCTTCCCCGCGTGGAACGCCTACCCCGCGGTGCTGGCCAACCTCGTCACCGGCAACCCGGTCGTGCTCAAGCCGCACCCGAGCTCGGTCCTCCAGATGGCGCTGGCCGTGCGCATCCTGCGCGAGACCCTGGCCGACGCCGGGTTCGACCCGGCGCTGGTGTCGCTGAGCGTCGACTCCGCGGCCGAGCCGGTCGCCAAGCGGCTGGTGCAACACGAGGCGACCCGGATCGTCGACTTCACCGGCTCGGCGGCGTTCGGGTCGTGGATCGAGCAGAACGCCCGCTCGGCCCGGGTGTACACCGAGACCTCCGGCGCGAACTTCGTCGTGCTGGAGTCGGTGGACGATCTCGCCCCCGTGCTGCGCGCCGTCGCCGGGTCGCTGTGCCTGTTCACGGCCCAGATGTGCACGAGCCCGCAGAACGTCTACGTGCCGCGCGACGGCCTGCCCACCTCCGACGGCGTCGTGCCGGCGGAGGAGGTGGCCGCGCGCCTCGCCGAGGCGGTGCGCGCCATCTCCGGCACGCCGCGCCGCGCCGCGGCGGTGATGGGCGCGGTGCAGGCGCAGTCGACGCTCGAGCTGCTCGCCCGCGTGCGCGACGAGGTGGCCGCGCGCGGCACCGTGCTGCTCGAGCCGGCGGCGTACGAGCACCCGGAGCACCCCGCGGCGCGCACCAGCGGTCCGCTGCTCGGGCTGGTCGGGCTCGCCGAGCACGACCTCTTCGCCCAGGAGCAGTTCGGGCCTGTGGGCTTCGTCGTGGTGGCCGACGACGCGGTGCAGGCGATCGAGCGGGCCACGCGCGACGCGCGCGAGGTCGGTGCCATCACCGGCTTCGTCTACTCGACCGACGAGCAGTTCGTCGAGCTCGCCGAGGAGCTCAGCGCCGACGCCGGCGTCGCCCTGTCGGTCAACCTCACCGGCCCGATGCCGCTGAACTTCTCGGCCGCCTACAGCGACTACCACGTCACCGGTCTCAACCCGGCAGGCACCGCCACGCTCAGCGACGAGTCGTTCATCGCGGGGCGATTCCGCGTGGTGCAGTCCCGGCGTCCCCACGTGGGCGCAGGAGAGGAGGACGCATGACCGCGACCGACCGCCCCGTGCTGGCCGCCGCGTCGATGACCGACCCGGACAACCCCTACACGCTGGGCGTCTACGCACCCGTGGACGCCGAGCTCACCGCCGACGACCTCACGGTGATCGGCGAGCTTCCGCGCGACCTCAACGGCGTCTACCTGCGCACCGGCCCCAACCGGCGCTTCGCCGCCCCCGGCCGCTACCACATGTTCGACGGCGACGGCATGGTGCACGCGGTGCACTTCGAGGACGGCCGGGCGCGCTACCGCAACCGGTGGGTCCGCACGAAGGCGTTCGAGGCCGAGTCCGAGGCCGGCCGCGCGCTGTGGACCGGGCTCATGGAGAACCCGCAGGGCAACCCGTTCGGCAACACGCACGGGCTGGGCATCAAGGACTCGGCCAACACCGACGTCATCTACCACCGCGGCCAGGTGCTGGCGACGTGGTACCTCTGCGGCTCGCCCTACGGCGTCGACCCGCTGTCGCTGGAGACCCTCGGGGCGCAGACGTTCCTCGACACGTTCTACGGCGACATGATGGCGCACCCCAAGGTGGACGACGCCACGCACGAGCTCATGTGGTTCGACTACGGGCCGGACCTGCCCTACCTGCGGTACGGCGTCATCGGGGCCGACGGCCGCCAGACGGACCTGGTGCACATCGACATCCCGGGCCCGCGGCTGCCGCACGACATGGCGATCACGGAGAACTACTCCGTCCTCATGGACCTGCCCCTCGTGCAGGACCAGGAGGCGCGCGCGGCAGGCAAGTACCGGATCTACTACGACCAGGCGCTCGTGAGCCGGTTCGCCGTCATCCCGCGCCACGGCACGGCGGAGCAGGTGCGGTGGTTCGAGGCCAAGCCCTGCTACATCTACCACGTCATCAACGCGTGGGAGTCCGGCGACGAGATCGTGATGGACGCCTGCCGGGTGAAGAACCCGCAGCACCAGACCACGTTCGCCACGCCGCTGTCGAACATGCTCGCCTACATGCGGCTCGACGCCCAGCTCTACCGCTACCGCTTCGACCTGCGCACCGGCCGCACCACCGAGACCGCGCTCGACGACGACAACATCGAGTTCCCGTCGGTGGACGCCCGGGTGGTCGGGCTCCCGCACCGGTACTCCTACTCCATGCGGCTGGCCGCCGAGCCGACGCTGCTCTTCGACGGCCTCGTGCGCTACGACTCGCAGGAGGACGTCAAGCAGGAGCACTTCTTCGGCCCGGGGCGCTGGGGCTCCGAGGCGCCGTTCGCCCCGCGCGACGGCTCGACCGGGGAGACCGACGGCTACGTCGTGTGCTTCGTGACCGACGAGCGCGAGGGCACGGCCGAGGTGGACGTGTTCGACGCGACCGACATCGCTGCGGGCCCGCTGGCCCGCGTGCTCCTGCCCGGCCGGGTCCCGGCCGGGTTCCACGCCTGCTGGGTCAGGGGCGAGCAGCTGCAACAGGACGGAGTCCGCTGACATGGACCGCGCGCAGGCCGACGCGATCGACGCCGAGGCGACCGCCGACGACAAGGTGAGCTTCAGCCGCCTCGGGTACGAGATGCGGCGTCCCACCTGGGACGACTCGGACATGAGCCACGTCGCCGGGCGCACGGTCGTCATCAGCGGCGTGACCTCCGGGCTCGGCCGCGCGGCGGCCGAGGGCTTCGCCGCGCTCGGGGCGCGCGTGGTCATGCTCGCCCGCGACGGCGCCCGCGCGCAGGCGGCCCTCGAGGAGATCGAGCAGGCCACCGGCAACCACGACCTGCGCGTGATCGTGTGCGACCTGTCGTCGATGGCCTCGGTGCGCCGGGCGGCCGAGGAGATCCTCGCCACCGAGCCGCAGGTGCACGTGCTGGTGAACAACGCCGGCGTGCTGCTCAACGAGCGGCTGCTGTCCGAGGACGGCTACGAGCTCGTCCTCGCCACCAACCTGCTCGGGCCCTTCCTGCTCACCGAGCTGCTCCTCGACCGCATCGTCGCGAGCGCGCCCTCGCGCATCGTCGAGGTGTCCTCCGGCGGCATGTACAGCCAGCGGATCGACGTCGAGGACCCGCACACCGAGCACCGCGAGTTCATCGGCACCGCCGTGTACTCGCGCACCAAGCGCGGCCAGGTGATCGTCACGGAGATGCGCGCCGAGCGCCTGGCGGGCACCGGCGTCGTGTGCCACTCGATGCACCCGGGGTGGGCCGCGACCCCGGGGGTCTCGTCGTCCATCCCGGAGTTCGAGGCCAAGTTCCGCGACGTGCTGCGTACGCCGGCGCAGGGCGCCGACACCATCGTGTGGCTCGGCTCGGCCGACGAGCCGGCCACCACGTCGGGCCAGTTCTGGCTCGACCGCCGCCCGCGCGAGACCCACCGCACCGACGCCACCCGCGAGACCGACGCCGAGCGCGCCGCGCTGTGGGAGCTGTGCACCACCCTCACCGGGCTCGCGGACCCCGCCGCTTCCCTCGACGGCCAGGAGGCCTGACATGCCCGAGACCCCCGCGCTGCCCCAGGTGCGCCAGCTCGTCTTCCTGGCCGCCGACCTCGACGCCACGCTCGCCGACGCGCGCAGCGGGCTCGGCCTGCGCCAGGGCATCAAGGACGAGCAGGGCATGGCCGACCTCGGCTTCGTGCACGAGGTGCTCACCATCGGCTCGACGTTCCTGGAGTTCACCGCGCCGCTCGGGCCGGACACCATGCCGGCCCGGCTGCTCGCCAAGCGCGGAGGCGACCTCGGCTACATGGTCGTGGTGCAGGTGGACGACGCCGAGCGCACCAAGAAGCGGGCGCTCGACCGCGGGCTCACGCTGGTGATGGAGACCCCGTACGAGGGGCACACGATCACGCAGTGGCACCCGCGCGGGCTCGGCACCCTCGCGGAGTTCGACCAGATCCGCCCGGCCGACTCCTGGCACTACGCGCCGCGCGTGTTCGAGACCGGGTGCACGGACGTCGTCGGCGACTACACCGCCGTGGAGCTCGCCGTGCGCGACCCGCACGCCGTCGCCGCCACGTGGGCCGACGTCCTCGAGGTGGAGGTCGCAGCCGACGGCGTCAGCCTCGACCTGCCGGGCGCGGCGCTGCGCTTCGTGCCGACGGACGGGGCCGAGGGCCTGGTCGCCGTGGAGCTGCCGGCGACCGACCGCGCCCAGGCGGGCCGCACCGTGCGACTGTCCGGCGTCGACTTCCGGCTGGTGTGAGGACGGCGCCCGTCTCAGGCCAGGAGGGCGCGCACGCGGGCGGCGGCCCCCCGGCCCTGCCGGCGTCCCTGCTGCGCCGCGGCGAGGGTGACCCGCGGGTCGAGGGGGTTGGGCCCGAAGGCCGCCTGCGAGCCGGCGTCGGCGGCCACCACCTCGACCGCGGAGCCCTCGCCGAGGCGCTCGATCTCGCGGGCGATGCCACCGCCGAGCTCGGGCAGCAGCGGCGCGAGCACCACCGCCCGGGTGCAGGGCGCCGCGGCCGGGAGGTTGGTGGGCGAGAGCACAGATCCGTCCATGAAGTGCTCGCCGTCGATCACCACGGTGGGCCACACCGAGGGCACGGCGCAGCTCGCGCCCACGGCGTCGAGCCACTCCACCCCGCAGTCGCGGTCGAAGGTCACGAAGCGCCCGGTGTCGGCGCTCACAGCCGTGACGAGCACCTCCCCGGGCGGCCAGTCCTGCCGGCCGGCGAGCACGGCGATCTCCTCGCGGCGCTCGGCCGGGTCCATAGTGGTGGCGGCCTTGGCCGCGTCGCCGATGCGCCTGCGGGCGTCCTGCGCCGAGGACGCGCCGGCGGCCGAGCGGGCCCAGCCGGCGGCCACCTCGGCGAAGTCGATCGACGGCGGGCGCAGGGCCGCGACGTCGGCGAGAC contains:
- a CDS encoding SDR family NAD(P)-dependent oxidoreductase codes for the protein MRVQGAITLVTGAGSGIGAALARRFAAEGAEHVVVADRDAGAAARVAEEVGGTAVTVDVRDPDAVRRMVEATLEQHGRVDLLCSNAGMATGAGLDDPAAWQAAYEVHVMAHVHAAHAVLPSMLARGSGHLLSTASAAGLLTSPGDAPYAVTKHAAVALAEWLAVTYGGRGIGVSVLCPMGVDTPLLAEPLAAGDQYARVVAASGAVIGVDAVADAVMDGLGRDAFLILPHPEVATFWAQKAADPERWLSGMRRLVDAWTAEGT
- a CDS encoding SDR family NAD(P)-dependent oxidoreductase, translating into MSATVSGAVAIVSGGNRGIGRAFCEQLVAGGAQRVYCGSRDLDAVPQELVDLGVVPVQLDITDRDSVARAVERCGDVTVVVNNAGLHGRDRLVLARDPDMARQEMEVNYFGTLNMIRGFAPVLGANGGGAIVNVLSVAGAIPTAFMGGYSPAKSATLFLSIIARAELEPQGTSVTALVVGSVDTRMADHVEGSKEDPRDIAAAGLKAMERGERISDTDRMAIEARAKYALDPVRWERGMAKVMRSEAAPTTGR
- the paaN gene encoding phenylacetic acid degradation protein PaaN, which translates into the protein MPATTGEASATSLFARHRDLLGRAVEACRTRRNWTAYPDDPAAHPAGEEGRAAAEQWFGGQLGRPFDLDQPGPVVVQDDEVSPYTGEPLGISYPRSDVDALVAAALAAWPAWRRASHEERVGVCLEACDRLYRHNLELAYAAMHTTGQSFPMSYAGSGTNAIDRGIEAVAQAHLAHERVAPSATWSRDFGSTTVRLDKRYRLVPLGLAVVIACASFPAWNAYPAVLANLVTGNPVVLKPHPSSVLQMALAVRILRETLADAGFDPALVSLSVDSAAEPVAKRLVQHEATRIVDFTGSAAFGSWIEQNARSARVYTETSGANFVVLESVDDLAPVLRAVAGSLCLFTAQMCTSPQNVYVPRDGLPTSDGVVPAEEVAARLAEAVRAISGTPRRAAAVMGAVQAQSTLELLARVRDEVAARGTVLLEPAAYEHPEHPAARTSGPLLGLVGLAEHDLFAQEQFGPVGFVVVADDAVQAIERATRDAREVGAITGFVYSTDEQFVELAEELSADAGVALSVNLTGPMPLNFSAAYSDYHVTGLNPAGTATLSDESFIAGRFRVVQSRRPHVGAGEEDA
- a CDS encoding 9-cis-epoxycarotenoid dioxygenase, yielding MTATDRPVLAAASMTDPDNPYTLGVYAPVDAELTADDLTVIGELPRDLNGVYLRTGPNRRFAAPGRYHMFDGDGMVHAVHFEDGRARYRNRWVRTKAFEAESEAGRALWTGLMENPQGNPFGNTHGLGIKDSANTDVIYHRGQVLATWYLCGSPYGVDPLSLETLGAQTFLDTFYGDMMAHPKVDDATHELMWFDYGPDLPYLRYGVIGADGRQTDLVHIDIPGPRLPHDMAITENYSVLMDLPLVQDQEARAAGKYRIYYDQALVSRFAVIPRHGTAEQVRWFEAKPCYIYHVINAWESGDEIVMDACRVKNPQHQTTFATPLSNMLAYMRLDAQLYRYRFDLRTGRTTETALDDDNIEFPSVDARVVGLPHRYSYSMRLAAEPTLLFDGLVRYDSQEDVKQEHFFGPGRWGSEAPFAPRDGSTGETDGYVVCFVTDEREGTAEVDVFDATDIAAGPLARVLLPGRVPAGFHACWVRGEQLQQDGVR
- a CDS encoding SDR family NAD(P)-dependent oxidoreductase encodes the protein MDRAQADAIDAEATADDKVSFSRLGYEMRRPTWDDSDMSHVAGRTVVISGVTSGLGRAAAEGFAALGARVVMLARDGARAQAALEEIEQATGNHDLRVIVCDLSSMASVRRAAEEILATEPQVHVLVNNAGVLLNERLLSEDGYELVLATNLLGPFLLTELLLDRIVASAPSRIVEVSSGGMYSQRIDVEDPHTEHREFIGTAVYSRTKRGQVIVTEMRAERLAGTGVVCHSMHPGWAATPGVSSSIPEFEAKFRDVLRTPAQGADTIVWLGSADEPATTSGQFWLDRRPRETHRTDATRETDAERAALWELCTTLTGLADPAASLDGQEA
- a CDS encoding patatin-like phospholipase family protein, coding for MDEEDAMSVALVLGAGGSAALGWETGVLAGLADEGVLLPDGLRVVGTSAGSLLAGRRSRPADGDLESGLADVAALRPPSIDFAEVAAGWARSAAGASSAQDARRRIGDAAKAATTMDPAERREEIAVLAGRQDWPPGEVLVTAVSADTGRFVTFDRDCGVEWLDAVGASCAVPSVWPTVVIDGEHFMDGSVLSPTNLPAAAPCTRAVVLAPLLPELGGGIAREIERLGEGSAVEVVAADAGSQAAFGPNPLDPRVTLAAAQQGRRQGRGAAARVRALLA